DNA sequence from the Verrucomicrobiota bacterium genome:
GGTGGCGTCGCCGTCGAAGCCGCCCAGGATGACATGGCCCGGCGCGCCGATCTTGTGATACTTGCCCGCCTGTTTGAGGGCGGTGACGATCGAGGGGAAAAGAAAGTCCGACGACGTGAAAAGGAAGCTGATGTCGGGATTCGCCTGGAGGGCATTGACCACTCCGGCCTGCGCCTTCTCCTGGTTCCACTCGGAGGGAACACGCGCGACGACTTCGATGATGTCCTCGTTTCCTTTCACGGCAGCGTCAAAGCCGTCACGCCGGCCGATGGCGTTCAGGTCGCCCAGATCGCCCAGGACGACCAAGGCCTTGTGCCTGCGGCCGGTCTTCCGGGCTTCGCCCACCATGAACGCGACGGTCTCCTGTGCCAGCTTCAGGTTGTCCGCTTGCACCCCGACGAATTTGGCCGACCCCGGATCCGCGATGCGGTTGAAGAGCACGACGGGAATGCCCACGTCGTTGGCCGCCTTGATCGCGGGCACGGTGCTCTTCGCATCCTTGGGCACCAAGATGATGCCGTCCACCTTTCGCGTGACGAGGTTCTTGACCTGTTCGAGCTGGCGGTTTGAGTCGCCGTCGGCGATGGCCTCCAGGACTTTGATCTGGCGCTTCGACAACTCGGCCTTGATGGCCTCGAAACCGGCGACCCAGTATTCAGTCTGCAGAGTTTCGAAGGCGACTCCGATGGTGAGAGCTTTGGCGTCCGCCCCAGGCGCTCCGCCAGAGGAATCGGATTTGTTGCAGCCGCTAAGCAGGAGAGCGGCGAACGCGAAGCTTGCGATGAGAAGCTGGGGGATTCGTTTGGGTTTGTGGGTCATGGTTTGGGGTGTGGTTTTGCCTTGGGGCGTGGGTTATGGAGAATCGAAATCGAGCGTCATGACGGCGTGCGGCGGAAGCGTGAGCTCCGGGCCGGCAACCGGCGTGAACTGCGCGCG
Encoded proteins:
- a CDS encoding sugar ABC transporter substrate-binding protein, whose translation is MTHKPKRIPQLLIASFAFAALLLSGCNKSDSSGGAPGADAKALTIGVAFETLQTEYWVAGFEAIKAELSKRQIKVLEAIADGDSNRQLEQVKNLVTRKVDGIILVPKDAKSTVPAIKAANDVGIPVVLFNRIADPGSAKFVGVQADNLKLAQETVAFMVGEARKTGRRHKALVVLGDLGDLNAIGRRDGFDAAVKGNEDIIEVVARVPSEWNQEKAQAGVVNALQANPDISFLFTSSDFLFPSIVTALKQAGKYHKIGAPGHVILGGFDGDATAWQMMVDGFLDATGVQDVYFEASASVQAILDLLEKKQVPELIRDPGFVITQANMEQMKARMWGAQIRK